Proteins from a genomic interval of Geodermatophilus obscurus DSM 43160:
- the coaBC gene encoding bifunctional phosphopantothenoylcysteine decarboxylase/phosphopantothenate--cysteine ligase CoaBC, with the protein MSRIVLGVAGGVAAYKAALLVRAFTEAGHDVRVVPTPAALHFVGAATFEALSGNPVTTDVWSDVDEVAHVRIGQTADLVVVAPATADLLARAAAGRADDLLAASLLTAHCPVVFAPAMHTEMWLHPATQDNVAMLRRRGAIVLPPAVGRLTGPDSGPGRLPEPADIAALASVVLTAGPAALAPDLAGRRVVVSAGGTREPLDPVRYLGNRSSGKQGWALARVAAARGAEVVLVAANVELPAPFGVRVVGVGTAEELRTAVLAESADADVVVMAAAVADFRPASVAAAKLKKGSAGEPDAVPLVRNPDVLAELVTKRPTGQLVVGFAAETGDDDADVLTHARAKLARKGCDLLVVNDVSGGRVFGRAENAAVVLAADGAVTELPEGSKDAVAAGIWDVVAARLA; encoded by the coding sequence ATGAGCCGGATCGTGCTGGGCGTCGCCGGGGGCGTGGCCGCGTACAAGGCCGCCCTGCTGGTGCGCGCGTTCACCGAGGCGGGGCACGACGTCCGCGTCGTCCCGACGCCGGCCGCACTGCACTTCGTCGGTGCGGCCACGTTCGAGGCGCTGTCGGGCAACCCCGTGACCACCGACGTCTGGTCCGACGTCGACGAGGTGGCGCACGTCCGCATCGGGCAGACCGCCGACCTCGTCGTCGTCGCGCCGGCCACCGCCGACCTGCTCGCCCGGGCCGCCGCCGGCCGGGCCGACGACCTGCTCGCCGCGAGCCTGCTGACCGCGCACTGCCCGGTCGTGTTCGCCCCGGCCATGCACACCGAGATGTGGCTGCACCCGGCCACCCAGGACAACGTCGCCATGCTGCGCCGCCGCGGCGCGATCGTGCTGCCACCCGCCGTCGGCCGGCTCACCGGCCCGGACTCCGGTCCCGGCCGGCTGCCCGAGCCGGCCGACATCGCCGCGCTCGCCTCGGTCGTGCTCACCGCGGGCCCGGCCGCCCTGGCCCCCGACCTGGCCGGCCGCCGCGTCGTCGTCAGCGCCGGGGGCACCCGGGAGCCGCTGGACCCGGTCCGCTACCTGGGCAACCGCTCGTCCGGGAAGCAAGGTTGGGCGCTGGCCCGGGTCGCCGCCGCCCGCGGCGCCGAGGTCGTGCTCGTCGCGGCCAACGTCGAGCTGCCGGCGCCCTTCGGCGTCCGCGTCGTCGGGGTCGGCACGGCCGAGGAGCTGCGGACCGCGGTGCTCGCCGAGTCGGCGGACGCCGACGTCGTCGTCATGGCCGCCGCGGTCGCCGACTTCCGGCCGGCGTCCGTCGCCGCGGCCAAGCTCAAGAAGGGCAGCGCCGGCGAGCCCGACGCGGTGCCGCTGGTGCGCAACCCCGACGTCCTCGCCGAGCTGGTCACCAAGCGCCCCACCGGGCAGCTGGTCGTCGGCTTCGCCGCCGAGACGGGGGACGACGACGCCGACGTCCTCACCCACGCCCGTGCCAAGCTGGCCCGCAAGGGCTGCGACCTGCTCGTGGTCAACGACGTCTCCGGCGGCCGGGTGTTCGGCCGGGCCGAGAACGCCGCCGTCGTCCTGGCCGCCGACGGAGCCGTCACCGAGCTGCCCGAG
- the rpoZ gene encoding DNA-directed RNA polymerase subunit omega, which translates to MSGVAPAPEGITNPPIDELLERTSSKYGLVIFAAKRARQINAYYSQLSEGLLEYVGPLVDTAPQEKPLSIALREINEGLLTHTAGEN; encoded by the coding sequence GTGTCCGGAGTCGCACCTGCCCCTGAGGGCATCACCAACCCGCCGATCGACGAGCTGCTCGAGCGCACCAGCAGCAAGTACGGCCTGGTGATCTTCGCCGCCAAGCGCGCGCGCCAGATCAACGCCTACTACAGCCAGCTCTCCGAGGGCCTGCTGGAGTACGTCGGCCCGCTGGTCGACACCGCCCCGCAGGAGAAGCCGCTCTCGATCGCCCTGCGCGAGATCAACGAGGGTCTGCTGACCCACACCGCCGGCGAGAACTGA
- the gmk gene encoding guanylate kinase → MAPAAVEHPPARLTVLSGPSGVGKGTVVAEVRRRHPEVWVSVSATTRRRRPGEVDGVHYHFVSDAEFDRLIAEDGLLEWAEYAGNRYGTPAAPVRERLAAGAPALLEIELQGARQVRAREADAQLVFLAPPSWAELESRLAGRGSEPPAVQEERLRIAQAELDAAGEFDVVVVNDDVARAADELVGWLTAPSPRSLRSSGAPE, encoded by the coding sequence GTGGCACCTGCTGCCGTTGAACACCCCCCGGCGCGGCTGACCGTGCTCTCCGGCCCCTCGGGGGTCGGCAAGGGCACGGTCGTGGCGGAGGTCCGGCGCCGGCACCCCGAGGTCTGGGTGTCGGTGTCGGCCACCACCCGCCGGCGCCGGCCCGGTGAGGTCGACGGGGTGCACTACCACTTCGTCAGCGACGCCGAGTTCGACCGGTTGATCGCCGAGGACGGCCTGCTCGAGTGGGCCGAGTACGCCGGCAACCGCTACGGCACGCCGGCCGCCCCCGTGCGCGAGCGACTCGCCGCCGGCGCGCCGGCGCTGCTGGAGATCGAGCTGCAGGGCGCCCGGCAGGTCCGGGCCCGCGAGGCCGACGCCCAGCTGGTGTTCCTCGCCCCGCCGTCCTGGGCCGAGCTGGAGAGCCGGCTGGCCGGCCGGGGCTCCGAGCCGCCGGCGGTCCAGGAGGAGCGGCTGAGGATCGCGCAGGCCGAGCTGGACGCCGCCGGGGAGTTCGACGTGGTGGTCGTCAACGACGACGTCGCCCGGGCTGCTGACGAGTTGGTAGGATGGCTGACTGCGCCGTCGCCCAGGTCCCTCCGGAGCAGCGGCGCACCCGAGTGA
- the mihF gene encoding integration host factor, actinobacterial type — translation MPLPDLSPEQRAAALEKAAAARKARAELRERLKSKGATVGDVLRQGETDEVIGKMRVSAVLESLPGVGKARAAKIMERLEISPTRRVRGLGANQRRALESEFGGEKVAAEQVPVES, via the coding sequence ATGCCCCTCCCTGACCTGTCCCCCGAACAGCGTGCCGCGGCTCTCGAGAAGGCGGCGGCCGCCCGCAAGGCCCGAGCCGAGCTGCGCGAGCGGCTCAAGAGCAAGGGCGCCACGGTCGGCGACGTCCTGCGCCAGGGCGAGACCGACGAGGTGATCGGCAAGATGCGCGTCTCCGCGGTGCTCGAGTCCCTGCCCGGCGTCGGCAAGGCGCGGGCTGCGAAGATCATGGAGCGGCTCGAGATCTCCCCGACCCGCCGGGTGCGCGGTCTGGGTGCCAACCAGCGCCGGGCCCTCGAGTCGGAGTTCGGCGGCGAGAAGGTCGCCGCCGAGCAGGTACCCGTCGAGAGCTGA
- the pyrF gene encoding orotidine-5'-phosphate decarboxylase, translated as MSAPFGHRLADAVAARGPLCVGIDPHAPLLERWGLPDDPEGLARFTDTVVEALAGTVAVLKPQLAFYERHGSRGLAVLEDGVARARAAGALVLLDAKRGDIGSTMDAYADVLRPDHLLAADALTVSPYLGPGSLQPAVDTARQYGGGLFVLARTSNPDAGTLQHAVVDGRSVAQVVVDTVRGWNTPGWVVGDPLPDPGAVRDVASRFGPATGSFGVVVGATLPELDVDLTGLGGPVLAPGLGAQGGSAADLRRLFGRGTAVVPTVSRDVLAAGPDPAGLRAAAERWAAELTG; from the coding sequence GTGAGCGCCCCCTTCGGCCACCGGCTCGCCGACGCCGTCGCCGCCCGCGGGCCGCTGTGCGTGGGCATCGACCCGCACGCCCCGCTGCTGGAGCGCTGGGGGCTGCCCGACGACCCCGAGGGCCTGGCCCGGTTCACCGACACCGTCGTCGAGGCCCTCGCCGGCACCGTCGCCGTCCTCAAGCCCCAGCTGGCGTTCTACGAGCGGCACGGCTCGCGGGGCCTGGCCGTGCTGGAGGACGGCGTCGCCCGCGCCCGCGCCGCGGGTGCCCTCGTGCTGCTCGACGCCAAGCGCGGCGACATCGGCTCGACCATGGACGCCTACGCCGACGTGCTGCGGCCCGACCACCTGCTCGCCGCGGACGCCCTGACCGTCAGCCCCTACCTCGGTCCCGGCTCGCTGCAGCCGGCCGTCGACACCGCCCGGCAGTACGGCGGGGGGCTGTTCGTGCTGGCGCGCACGTCGAACCCGGACGCCGGCACGCTGCAGCACGCGGTGGTGGACGGCCGGTCGGTCGCACAGGTCGTCGTCGACACCGTGCGCGGCTGGAACACGCCGGGCTGGGTCGTCGGCGACCCGCTGCCCGACCCCGGCGCCGTGCGGGACGTGGCGAGCCGGTTCGGGCCGGCGACCGGGTCCTTCGGCGTCGTCGTCGGGGCCACGCTGCCCGAGCTCGACGTGGACCTCACCGGCCTCGGCGGCCCGGTGCTCGCCCCGGGGCTGGGCGCGCAGGGCGGCTCGGCGGCCGACCTGCGCCGGCTGTTCGGCCGCGGCACCGCCGTCGTGCCTACCGTGTCGCGCGACGTGCTCGCCGCCGGCCCGGACCCGGCCGGGCTGCGCGCGGCCGCGGAGCGCTGGGCCGCGGAGCTCACCGGGTGA
- a CDS encoding dihydroorotate oxidase, whose translation MTAAAGEAVRRVREELVARGLVDGLPEAFLAGVTRFARPPQPELDALAAAARGLAGRLAAGEGGEGDLPLLTRVLFLAGHAGVLAAYGVPTPAYDVLGSYRDNLARPLGPRLAERPRAGDRRWRVLGRDVGFPIGVPACVLNGGEEWVRHFARNGYSVLTYKTVRSRAHEPNAQPNWVFAARQAQSLPPGAAAEVTADPWDWVAPGSPDVSTVNSFGVPSLAPEQWMADLERSLAAVDDDQLLLVSVMGEGDGTGLVDDFAATARLAQEAGASVVELNLSCPNTLSTSTAAGVKPPLCLDAGATVAVVEGVRRALDDRTGLVAKLSWLDGARLEALVPRLAPLVDGIAGINTLQSRVRRSDGEPTFPGRELAGLSGAAVRDSALDFTRRLVALRDAGGRHFDVLAMGGVTDPASFAALFALGADAVQSASGAFAAPFLARDCVAALGETLPRALQPAR comes from the coding sequence GTGACGGCGGCGGCCGGGGAGGCGGTCCGGCGAGTCCGGGAGGAGCTGGTCGCCCGCGGTCTCGTGGACGGCCTGCCCGAGGCATTCCTCGCCGGGGTGACCCGCTTCGCCCGGCCGCCGCAGCCGGAGCTCGACGCGCTGGCCGCGGCGGCCCGCGGGCTGGCCGGGCGCCTCGCCGCCGGGGAGGGCGGCGAGGGCGACCTGCCGCTGCTCACCCGCGTGCTGTTCCTCGCCGGGCACGCCGGGGTGCTGGCCGCCTACGGGGTGCCGACACCGGCCTACGACGTCCTGGGCTCCTACCGCGACAACCTCGCGAGGCCGCTGGGGCCGCGGCTGGCCGAGCGGCCGCGGGCCGGGGACCGCCGCTGGCGGGTGCTCGGCCGGGACGTCGGCTTCCCGATCGGCGTGCCCGCCTGCGTGCTCAACGGCGGCGAGGAGTGGGTCCGCCACTTCGCCCGCAACGGCTACAGCGTGCTGACCTACAAGACCGTCCGCAGCCGGGCGCACGAGCCCAACGCCCAGCCGAACTGGGTGTTCGCGGCGCGGCAGGCGCAGAGCCTGCCGCCGGGCGCGGCCGCCGAGGTCACCGCCGACCCGTGGGACTGGGTGGCCCCCGGCTCGCCGGACGTCAGCACGGTCAACTCCTTCGGCGTCCCCTCCCTGGCACCCGAGCAGTGGATGGCCGACCTGGAGCGGTCCCTCGCCGCGGTCGACGACGACCAGCTGCTGCTGGTCAGCGTGATGGGGGAGGGCGACGGGACCGGCCTGGTCGACGACTTCGCCGCCACCGCGCGGCTGGCGCAGGAGGCCGGCGCGAGCGTCGTCGAGCTCAACCTGTCCTGCCCCAACACGCTCAGCACGTCGACCGCCGCCGGCGTGAAGCCGCCGCTGTGCCTGGACGCCGGCGCGACCGTCGCCGTGGTCGAGGGCGTGCGCCGCGCGCTGGACGACCGGACCGGGCTGGTCGCCAAGCTGTCCTGGCTCGACGGGGCGCGGCTGGAGGCGCTGGTGCCGAGGCTCGCGCCGCTCGTCGACGGCATCGCGGGCATCAACACCCTGCAGAGCCGGGTGCGTCGCAGCGACGGGGAGCCGACCTTCCCCGGTCGCGAGCTCGCCGGGCTGTCCGGGGCCGCGGTGCGCGACTCCGCGCTGGACTTCACCCGCCGGCTGGTCGCCCTGCGCGACGCCGGCGGCCGGCACTTCGACGTCCTGGCGATGGGCGGGGTCACCGACCCGGCGTCCTTCGCAGCGCTGTTCGCCCTCGGGGCGGACGCCGTGCAGTCGGCGTCCGGGGCCTTCGCCGCCCCGTTCCTCGCCCGCGACTGCGTCGCCGCGCTGGGGGAGACGCTGCCGCGCGCGCTGCAGCCGGCCCGGTGA
- the carB gene encoding carbamoyl-phosphate synthase large subunit: MPKRSDIHHVMVIGSGPILIGQAAEFDYSGTQACRVLKAEGLRVSLVNSNPATIMTDPEIADATYVEPLTPEFVEKVIAKERPDALLATLGGQTALNIAIGLYENGVLERYGVRLIGADVDAINRGEDRQMFKDIVRSIGADAPRSRVCASVEEALETAAEVGYPVVIRPSFTMGGLGSGFATDEASLRRMASHGLADSPVHTVLIEESVLGWKEYELELMRDRSDNVVVVCSIENIDAMGVHTGDSVTVAPAMTLTDREYQRMRDVGIAVLREVGVDTGGCNIQFAVNPADGRLVVIEMNPRVSRSSALASKATGFPIAKIAAKLAIGYTLDEITNDITGVTPAAFEPTLDYVVVKIPRFAFEKFPGADPRLTTTMKSVGEVMSMGRNFPEALGKAMRSTETKVAGFWTGPDDGRGAEQLLEALRTPVDGRLYVAEAALRAGATVEQVAEASGFDPWFVDQIALVGEVGAEVRDAPSLTAELLRRAKRHGLSDRQIAALRPELAGEDGVRTLRRRLGVRPVYKTVDTCAAEFAARTPYHYSSYDEETEVEPREKPAVLILGSGPNRIGQGIEFDYSCVHAVMALQDAGYEAVMVNCNPETVSTDYDTADRLYFEPLTFEDVLEVVEAERAAGPVAGVICTLGGQTPLGLAQRLKDAGVPVLGTSPEAIDDAEHRGAFSRVLADTGLLAPKHGTATTFAEARQIAATIGYPVLVRPSYVLGGRGMEIVYDEATLEAYIAKATDVSAAHPVLVDRFLEDAVEIDVDALYDGSDLYLGGVMEHIEEAGIHSGDSACALPPITLGSADLLKIRAATEKLAARIGVRGLVNVQYAIKDDILYVIEANPRASRTVPFVSKATAVQLAKAAARIAVGETIADLRAAGVLPLTGDGTDLPEHAPIAVKEAVLPFHRFRTVDGHGVDTVLSPEMKSTGEVMGLDAEFGTAFAKSQAAAYGSLPTAGTVFVSLANRDKRSAVFPIKRLADLGFRVLATVGTAQVLRRNGVACEVVGKYSEGPGNVVEKILAGEVDIVVNTPFGSPGNSGPRLDGYEIRTAAVSQGVPCITTVQGMAAAVQGIEALRGDDIGVRSLQEVHATLAAAQATRS, from the coding sequence ATGCCCAAGCGCAGCGACATCCACCACGTGATGGTGATCGGCTCCGGGCCGATCCTCATCGGCCAGGCCGCCGAGTTCGACTACTCCGGCACGCAGGCCTGCCGGGTGCTCAAGGCCGAGGGGCTGCGGGTCAGCCTGGTCAACAGCAACCCGGCGACGATCATGACCGACCCGGAGATCGCCGACGCCACCTACGTCGAGCCGCTGACGCCGGAGTTCGTGGAGAAGGTCATCGCCAAGGAGCGCCCCGACGCGCTGCTGGCCACCCTCGGCGGGCAGACCGCGCTCAACATCGCCATCGGCCTGTACGAGAACGGCGTGCTGGAGCGGTACGGCGTCCGGCTGATCGGCGCCGACGTCGACGCGATCAACCGCGGCGAGGACCGGCAGATGTTCAAGGACATCGTGCGGTCCATCGGCGCCGACGCCCCGCGCTCGCGGGTGTGCGCGTCGGTCGAGGAGGCCCTGGAGACCGCCGCCGAGGTCGGCTACCCGGTCGTCATCCGGCCGAGCTTCACGATGGGCGGCCTCGGCTCGGGCTTCGCCACCGACGAGGCGTCGCTGCGCCGCATGGCCTCGCACGGCCTGGCCGACTCCCCGGTGCACACCGTCCTCATCGAGGAGTCGGTGCTCGGTTGGAAGGAGTACGAGCTCGAGCTGATGCGCGACCGCAGCGACAACGTGGTCGTCGTCTGCTCGATCGAGAACATCGACGCGATGGGCGTGCACACCGGCGACTCGGTCACGGTCGCCCCGGCGATGACCCTCACCGACCGCGAGTACCAGCGGATGCGCGACGTCGGCATCGCGGTGCTGCGCGAGGTCGGCGTCGACACCGGCGGCTGCAACATCCAGTTCGCCGTCAACCCGGCCGACGGCCGGCTGGTCGTCATCGAGATGAACCCGCGGGTGTCCCGGTCGAGCGCGCTGGCGTCCAAGGCCACCGGGTTCCCGATCGCCAAGATCGCCGCGAAGCTGGCCATCGGCTACACCCTCGACGAGATCACCAACGACATCACCGGCGTCACCCCGGCCGCCTTCGAGCCGACGCTGGACTACGTCGTCGTCAAGATCCCGCGGTTCGCCTTCGAGAAGTTCCCCGGCGCCGACCCGCGGCTGACCACGACGATGAAGAGCGTCGGCGAGGTCATGTCGATGGGCCGCAACTTCCCCGAGGCGCTGGGCAAGGCGATGCGGTCCACCGAGACGAAGGTGGCCGGCTTCTGGACCGGGCCGGACGACGGGCGCGGCGCCGAGCAGCTGCTGGAGGCCCTGCGCACGCCGGTCGACGGGCGGCTCTACGTGGCCGAGGCCGCGCTGCGGGCCGGGGCCACCGTCGAGCAGGTCGCCGAGGCCAGCGGCTTCGACCCGTGGTTCGTCGACCAGATCGCGCTGGTCGGCGAGGTCGGCGCCGAGGTCCGGGACGCGCCGTCCCTGACGGCGGAGCTGCTGCGCCGGGCCAAACGGCACGGGTTGTCCGACCGGCAGATCGCCGCGCTGCGCCCCGAGCTGGCCGGGGAGGACGGCGTCCGGACGCTGCGCCGGCGGCTGGGTGTGCGGCCGGTCTACAAGACCGTCGACACCTGCGCCGCGGAGTTCGCCGCCCGCACGCCCTACCACTACTCCTCCTACGACGAGGAGACCGAGGTCGAGCCGCGGGAGAAGCCGGCCGTGCTGATCCTGGGCTCGGGGCCCAACCGGATCGGGCAGGGCATCGAGTTCGACTACTCCTGCGTGCACGCCGTCATGGCGCTGCAGGACGCCGGCTACGAGGCGGTGATGGTCAACTGCAACCCCGAGACCGTCTCCACCGACTACGACACCGCCGACCGGCTGTACTTCGAGCCGTTGACCTTCGAGGACGTCCTCGAGGTGGTCGAGGCCGAGCGCGCCGCCGGCCCGGTGGCCGGGGTCATCTGCACCCTGGGCGGGCAGACGCCGCTGGGCCTCGCGCAGCGGCTCAAGGACGCCGGCGTCCCCGTGCTGGGCACCTCGCCGGAGGCCATCGACGACGCCGAGCACCGCGGAGCCTTCTCGCGGGTGCTGGCCGACACGGGGCTGCTCGCGCCCAAGCACGGCACGGCGACGACGTTCGCCGAGGCACGCCAGATCGCAGCGACGATCGGCTACCCGGTTCTCGTCCGGCCGTCCTACGTGCTCGGTGGCCGCGGCATGGAGATCGTCTACGACGAGGCGACCCTCGAGGCCTACATCGCCAAGGCGACCGACGTCAGCGCCGCCCACCCAGTGCTGGTGGACCGGTTCCTGGAGGACGCCGTCGAGATCGACGTCGACGCGCTCTACGACGGCAGCGACCTCTACCTCGGCGGGGTCATGGAGCACATCGAGGAGGCCGGCATCCACTCCGGCGACTCGGCGTGCGCCCTGCCGCCGATCACGCTGGGCTCGGCGGACCTGCTCAAGATCCGCGCCGCCACGGAGAAGCTGGCGGCCCGTATCGGCGTGCGGGGGCTGGTCAACGTCCAGTACGCGATCAAGGACGACATCCTCTACGTGATCGAGGCCAATCCGCGGGCCAGCCGCACGGTTCCGTTCGTCTCCAAGGCGACGGCCGTCCAGCTGGCCAAGGCGGCCGCCCGGATCGCGGTCGGCGAGACAATCGCCGACCTGCGGGCGGCCGGCGTGCTGCCGCTCACCGGTGACGGCACCGACCTGCCCGAGCACGCGCCGATCGCGGTCAAGGAAGCCGTGCTGCCCTTCCACCGGTTCCGTACGGTCGACGGGCACGGCGTGGACACCGTGCTGTCGCCGGAGATGAAGTCCACCGGCGAGGTCATGGGCCTGGACGCCGAGTTCGGCACCGCGTTCGCCAAGTCGCAGGCCGCCGCCTACGGCTCGCTGCCGACAGCCGGGACCGTCTTCGTCTCGCTGGCCAACCGGGACAAGCGCTCGGCAGTGTTCCCGATCAAGCGGCTGGCCGACCTCGGTTTCCGGGTGCTGGCCACCGTCGGCACCGCGCAGGTGCTGCGGCGCAACGGGGTGGCCTGCGAGGTGGTCGGCAAGTACAGCGAGGGCCCCGGCAACGTGGTTGAGAAGATCCTGGCCGGCGAGGTCGACATCGTCGTCAACACCCCCTTCGGGTCGCCGGGCAACAGCGGCCCGCGGCTGGACGGCTACGAGATCCGCACGGCGGCAGTGAGCCAGGGCGTCCCGTGCATCACGACCGTGCAGGGGATGGCGGCCGCCGTCCAGGGCATCGAGGCGCTGCGCGGCGACGACATCGGGGTGCGCAGCCTGCAGGAGGTCCACGCCACGCTGGCCGCGGCGCAGGCGACCCGCTCGTGA
- the carA gene encoding glutamine-hydrolyzing carbamoyl-phosphate synthase small subunit translates to MTGAILVLEDGRTFRGEAYGAVGTTLGEAVFATGMTGYQETLTDPSYARQIVVMTAPHIGNTGVNQEDDESRRMWVAGFVVRDPARRPANWRATGSLDDELAEQGVVGISGIDTRALTRHLRERGAMRAGISSEGLPVEELLTRVRDSESMSGADLAPAVTANGPYVVPAVGERRFTIAALDLGIKTATPRHLAELGVETHVLPATATAADLLEHGPDGVFLSNGPGDPAAADYAVEAVRGVLDARRPLFGICFGNQILGRALGLGTYKLRFGHRGLNQPVLDRVSGTVRVTSHNHGFAVDAPLDRPTGTPYGQVEVSHVGLNDDVVEGLRCLDVPAFSVQFHPESAAGPHDAAPLFQRFVDLMETTRDGGDAVSPPPVVEHSTGEKA, encoded by the coding sequence GTGACCGGCGCGATCCTCGTGCTCGAGGACGGGCGCACGTTCCGCGGCGAGGCCTACGGCGCGGTCGGGACGACGCTGGGTGAGGCGGTGTTCGCCACCGGGATGACCGGCTACCAGGAGACGCTGACCGACCCGAGCTACGCCCGCCAGATCGTGGTGATGACCGCACCGCACATCGGCAACACCGGCGTGAACCAGGAGGACGACGAGAGCCGCCGCATGTGGGTGGCCGGCTTCGTCGTCCGCGACCCCGCCCGACGCCCGGCGAACTGGCGCGCCACCGGCAGCCTGGACGACGAGCTGGCCGAGCAGGGCGTCGTCGGCATCAGCGGCATCGACACCCGCGCGCTGACCCGCCACCTGCGCGAGCGCGGCGCCATGCGCGCCGGCATCAGCAGCGAGGGTCTCCCCGTCGAGGAGCTGCTGACCCGGGTGCGCGACTCGGAGAGCATGAGCGGCGCGGACCTCGCGCCCGCGGTCACTGCCAACGGCCCCTACGTCGTCCCGGCGGTGGGGGAGCGGCGGTTCACCATCGCCGCGCTCGACCTGGGCATCAAGACCGCCACGCCGCGGCACCTGGCCGAGCTCGGCGTGGAGACCCACGTGCTGCCCGCGACCGCGACCGCGGCGGACCTGCTGGAGCACGGCCCCGACGGGGTCTTCCTCTCCAACGGTCCCGGCGACCCCGCGGCCGCCGACTACGCGGTCGAGGCGGTGCGCGGGGTGCTCGACGCCCGCCGGCCGCTGTTCGGCATCTGCTTCGGCAACCAGATCCTCGGCCGGGCGCTGGGCCTGGGCACCTACAAGCTGCGCTTCGGCCACCGCGGCCTGAACCAGCCGGTGCTCGACCGGGTCAGCGGCACGGTGCGGGTCACCAGCCACAACCACGGCTTCGCCGTCGACGCGCCGCTGGACCGGCCGACCGGCACCCCCTACGGGCAGGTCGAGGTCAGCCACGTCGGCCTCAACGACGACGTCGTCGAGGGGCTGCGCTGCCTCGACGTCCCGGCGTTCAGCGTGCAGTTCCACCCGGAGTCCGCTGCCGGGCCGCACGACGCCGCGCCGCTGTTCCAGCGCTTCGTGGACCTCATGGAGACCACCCGCGACGGCGGGGACGCCGTCAGCCCGCCTCCCGTCGTGGAGCACAGCACGGGGGAGAAGGCCTGA
- a CDS encoding dihydroorotase yields MTLLIKGAKPYGEDAADILVEDGRIAAIGEDLTATGAEVVDAAGLVALPGLVDLHTHLREPGREDAETVETGSRAAALGGYTAVHAMANTDPVADTAGVVEQVWRLGQQAGLVDVVPVGAVTVGLAGERLAELGAMADSAARVRVFSDDGHCVADPALMRRALEYVKALGGVVAQHAEEPRLTVGAQMHEGDRSARLGLTGWPAAAEEAIIARDVLLADHVGARLHVCHVSTAGSVEILRWARSRGVQVTAEVTPHHLLLTDECAEGYDPVFKVNPPLRTDADVQALRAGLAEGVIDAVATDHAPHAVEDKETEWASARPGMLGLEQALSVVVATMVETGLLDWRGVADRMSARPAAIGRLDGHGRPLAAGEPANLLLLDPGTRAVVDPAALASRSRNSPYAGRELPGRVVATFLRGVPTVLDGKAQK; encoded by the coding sequence GTGACGCTGCTCATCAAGGGCGCGAAGCCCTACGGCGAGGACGCCGCCGACATCCTCGTCGAGGACGGCCGGATCGCCGCGATCGGCGAGGACCTCACCGCGACCGGCGCCGAGGTGGTCGACGCCGCCGGGCTGGTCGCGCTGCCCGGCCTGGTCGACCTGCACACCCACCTGCGCGAGCCCGGCCGGGAGGACGCCGAGACCGTCGAGACCGGCAGCCGCGCGGCGGCGCTCGGCGGCTACACCGCGGTGCACGCCATGGCCAACACCGACCCGGTCGCCGACACCGCCGGCGTGGTCGAGCAGGTGTGGCGCCTCGGCCAGCAGGCCGGCCTGGTGGACGTCGTCCCCGTCGGTGCGGTGACCGTCGGGCTCGCGGGTGAGCGGCTGGCCGAGCTGGGCGCGATGGCCGACTCCGCCGCCCGGGTGCGGGTCTTCTCCGACGACGGGCACTGCGTCGCCGACCCGGCGCTGATGCGCCGCGCGCTGGAGTACGTCAAGGCGCTGGGCGGCGTCGTCGCCCAGCACGCCGAGGAGCCGCGGCTGACCGTGGGCGCCCAGATGCACGAGGGCGACCGCTCGGCCCGCCTCGGCCTGACCGGCTGGCCGGCCGCGGCCGAGGAGGCGATCATCGCCCGCGACGTGCTGCTCGCCGACCACGTCGGCGCGCGGCTGCACGTCTGCCACGTATCGACCGCGGGCTCGGTGGAGATCCTCCGCTGGGCCAGGTCCCGCGGCGTGCAGGTGACCGCCGAGGTGACCCCGCACCACCTGCTGCTCACCGACGAGTGCGCCGAGGGCTACGACCCCGTCTTCAAGGTGAACCCGCCGCTGCGCACCGACGCCGACGTGCAGGCGCTGCGCGCCGGTCTCGCCGAGGGCGTGATCGACGCCGTCGCCACCGACCACGCGCCGCACGCGGTCGAGGACAAGGAGACCGAGTGGGCCAGCGCCCGCCCGGGGATGCTCGGCCTGGAGCAGGCGCTGTCGGTCGTCGTCGCGACGATGGTGGAGACGGGCCTGCTCGACTGGCGCGGCGTCGCCGACCGCATGTCGGCCCGCCCGGCCGCCATCGGCCGGCTCGACGGCCACGGCCGCCCGCTCGCAGCGGGTGAGCCCGCCAACCTGCTGCTGCTGGACCCGGGCACGCGCGCGGTCGTCGACCCCGCCGCGCTGGCCAGCCGCAGCCGCAACAGCCCCTATGCCGGCCGGGAGCTGCCCGGTCGGGTGGTCGCGACGTTCCTGCGGGGCGTCCCGACCGTTCTGGACGGGAAGGCACAGAAGTGA